A single Streptomyces sp. Edi2 DNA region contains:
- a CDS encoding phosphate-starvation-inducible PsiE family protein, with amino-acid sequence MLTVRPILPKIEGGRVQGLLQLIEDGIHLVVATLLVLLAGLLTVGVVHDVIRSIQGPYREDTVVLSALDNGLVLFIVAELLHTVRLTIRNQTLDAEPFLVVGLIAGIRKVLIVTAEAEKTFRWNFEGIELLILAGLILVMATAAYVWRRSTRPGDYFPLQEAGRSPSPAPSSTPVRGS; translated from the coding sequence ATGCTGACTGTGCGACCCATTCTCCCGAAGATCGAGGGCGGCCGGGTACAGGGCCTCCTGCAACTCATCGAGGACGGCATCCACCTCGTCGTCGCAACGCTCCTCGTACTGCTCGCGGGGCTCCTGACCGTCGGGGTCGTCCACGACGTCATCAGGTCGATCCAGGGGCCGTACCGCGAGGATACGGTCGTTCTCTCCGCCCTGGACAACGGCCTTGTGCTGTTCATCGTGGCCGAGCTGCTCCACACCGTCCGCCTCACCATCAGGAACCAGACCCTCGACGCGGAGCCGTTCCTCGTCGTCGGCCTGATTGCCGGCATCCGCAAGGTGCTCATCGTGACGGCCGAGGCGGAGAAGACCTTCCGGTGGAACTTCGAGGGGATCGAACTGCTCATCCTGGCGGGGCTGATCCTCGTGATGGCGACAGCGGCGTACGTGTGGCGGCGCTCGACGCGGCCGGGAGACTACTTCCCGCTCCAGGAGGCGGGGCGCTCCCCGTCGCCGGCGCCGTCATCCACCCCGGTTCGCGGGTCCTGA